The Diospyros lotus cultivar Yz01 chromosome 15, ASM1463336v1, whole genome shotgun sequence genome has a window encoding:
- the LOC127791332 gene encoding xyloglucan endotransglucosylase protein 6 — MAMASSRTLPMAMAFTLLALSFASAMGGSMNSSRFDELFQPSWALDHFVYEGEVLKMKLDNYSGAGFSSKSKYLFGKVTIQIKLVEGDSAGTVTAFYMSSDGTNHNEFDFEFLGNTTGEPYLVQTNVYVNGVGNREQRLNLWFDPTKDFHSYSLLWNQRQVVFMVDETPIRVHSNLEHRGIPFPKDQPMGVYSSIWNADDWATQGGRIKTDWSHAPFVASYQGFAIDACECPAAVAANDNARRCSSNAEKQFWWDMPTLSELSLHQSHQLIWVRANHLVYDYCTDTARFPVTPAECEHHRH; from the exons ATGGCGATGGCTTCTTCTCGAACTCTTCCAATGGCCATGGCCTTCACTCTGTTGGCTCTCTCTTTTGCTTCTGCAATGGGGGGTTCGATGAACTCATCCCGATTCGACGAGTTGTTTCAGCCGAGTTGGGCGCTCGACCATTTCGTCTATGAAGGAGAAGTTCTCAAGATGAAATTGGATAACTATTCCG GAGCTGGATTTTCATCAAAGAGCAAGTATTTGTTCGGGAAAGTGACGATTCAGATCAAGCTCGTCGAGGGTGACTCGGCCGGAACTGTCACTGCTTTCTAT ATGTCATCGGACGGTACGAATCACAACGAGTTcgattttgagtttttgggcAACACCACCGGTGAACCCTACCTGGTTCAGACCAATGTTTACGTCAATGGCGTCGGAAACAGAGAACAGAGACTCAACCTCTGGTTCGATCCCACCAAGGATTTCCACTCTTACTCCCTCCTCTGGAACCAGCGCCAAGTTGT ATTCATGGTGGATGAAACTCCGATTCGGGTGCATTCCAATTTGGAGCACAGAGGAATTCCGTTTCCGAAGGACCAGCCAATGGGAGTTTACAGCTCTATATGGAACGCCGACGACTGGGCGACGCAGGGCGGGCGAATCAAGACGGACTGGAGCCACGCGCCGTTCGTGGCGTCCTACCAGGGATTCGCTATTGACGCGTGCGAGTGCCCGGCGGCGGTGGCCGCCAACGACAACGCGCGGCGGTGCAGCAGCAACGCGGAGAAGCAGTTCTGGTGGGACATGCCGACGTTGTCTGAGCTGAGCCTGCACCAGAGCCACCAGCTCATCTGGGTCAGGGCCAACCACTTGGTCTACGACTACTGCACCGACACCGCTAGGTTTCCAGTGACTCCGGCGGAGTGCGAACACCACCGCCACTAG